A DNA window from Ictalurus furcatus strain D&B chromosome 22, Billie_1.0, whole genome shotgun sequence contains the following coding sequences:
- the cmya5 gene encoding cardiomyopathy-associated protein 5: MESGRQEERDRIEPEIQDDGTEARNIEDDEVEELHNSLKEVVQDPAVKPKFQCLMVDPSFSMVTVQSEDSGIVWETASSRCSTPWASEASSPSDSYSLEGSGTQGNIVIIMDDDKVRRRKKTSSRGKLGDRFRRPGSRLSGPAIGEERPAMIEVSVPNIRCEDSEDGQTTEGKPDKDQELFNLISEGFEILNIVVPSKLPSVDEECSTELTDNLSYLEDTPKIKTKCKPESLAPTTIPEVMVDIQEIKDDSQKGLSQTPANEQLKKDETDMDYLEKFTLLDQHAPDDESEKPEPTQGIEQEEPQVPKEEKLEDTVDENSFVIVSEVEIADDHLDEVFYGASCNAERELPSHHKEDKEHASGSFKTLKECGSTLFGSQETILTPIFLPSGPPKIIDQDLLDEPRAMSFHYSDLYEDATGDRKKDDDASDIESVVSEKSFKRRYSDSDDGDGYLEKFILKDDTPAVEDVQEVDRPEGDRVIWPRNKFEMTGCLSRVKEDDAPQEENVGVNQTALESEHVIKDECQPSYSSKDCEECDGLKTGCMTVKSVSETLDGCEDCDMKTGCAIQKIVSSDNLPFKINEVLKTANHESDKSISIEDGKPSDVRELKHTDKQVSRRSVEEKSTELNDRLEILPQQPTDDKKVTDKAAEPQETIIITKEEALNKDQQVTTTTQDISKPNLVKDIHVKDTSETTISEETSQKKVCDPEKCEDVTRHSGEKMTVPEPEYQVKVSKAILESKSEVLQSRKIPALEEDLRDTTVQFILPESGKQEQVTDKTMVPEVEGHSTSEAESSEVETDFKTLSEQKVLEELPVSEADTTEVKGEEIKLQEQTEKDTVPVFDRKTSVTDRGTIENTETVDSASAVESLNNVAKCVFPPKKKEGELGEMEKYSEIPTGYDKILEISGETKEAERDAVTLTQEIPVACPSAPEITERNLTAAVVDEEENLELAHVLNDSHAEIKMISLIPATETDDSSKVTVPPPVIKEEDSEIKDVAIDRSNLETTGEALKPVYTVPADGVSKVSVQAVEGKNEGKSKKILLKDTRKEELWRTLEPASPSPPVEIQNSMRVSPLEEVEYIKENDNFAVDRNIKRDKGPFSTLRSFSPLEDLSGFGRDSAEPDLRKELYEELEYEMVTEQDARHSETEVTVGKERYQDRGQDQSPEPTIEADYEFIEDLDGTQISEIRQLKEKGAIQPMDAFCLVCRCPILMTDGGHENHEVSTLEKAFEDIKNQLSNWISVLQEKSENIEDMVSELELAYNSVEEQCKDGEKALDEQNEEMMKLVMERYNEMSQTMEEEKKARLEQLYDQIVSFQENTDSAKETMETATKEMEETDELAFLSSYRDIDMRLQTALDSAMSLELGPRGLLVFEDYAKGTTGNEKKNRQVIPVPQQPHLQPQEANSATGTSVTVYWTVNEGDIIDCFQVYCMEEPQGAVSEEYRVTVKESHCNLEELEPDKCYKVWVMAVNYTGCSLPSERLSFRTAPSVPVINPDACTVLWDSATIRWSSSQPSSAENFTLEYCRQYALEGEGLRSVSGIKGCEHKVQLQPNENFLFYIKSVNSAGASDQSEAALISTRGTRFHLLSETAHMALKVSEDKNSVKYPVENYNKMSELIECPAVRGELLPRVGCHYWETVVVGCKAYRIGVAYHTEPQDSTVGDSSTSWCLHCVPTSISCRFELLHDSVESDIFVTEVPARISTLLDFTQGHLVFFNAQNGQCLGSFQHAFSQPCYPVFTLERPGNLELKMTMEVPEIAKHW, from the exons ATGGAGTCTGGTAGGCAGGAAGAACGTGACCGGATCGAGCCGGAGATTCAGGACGACGGGACAGAGGCTAGAAACATCGAGGACgatgaggttgaggaactacACAACAG TTTAAAGGAAGTAGTCCAGGATCCGGCTGTAAAGCCCAAATTCCAGTGCCTGATGGTGGACCCGTCGTTCTCCATGGTGACCGTACAGAGCGAGGACAGTGGGATTGTATGGGAGACTGCATCAAGCAGGTGCTCGACGCCATGGGCCTCAGAGGCCAGCTCTCCATCGGATTCGTACAGCCTGGAGGGTTCGGGGACACAGGGTAATATAGTTATCATCATGGATGACGACAAGGtgaggagaaggaaaaaaacaagcagcAGAGGGAAGTTGGGTGACAGGTTTCGTAGACCAGGGTCCAGATTGTCGGGTCCTGCAATAGGAGAGGAGAGACCTGCAATGATTGAAGTATCTGTGCCAAATATAAGATGTGAAGACTCAGAGGATGGTCAAACAACAGAAGGAAAACCAGACAAGGATCAAGAGCTATTTAACCTGATTTCGGAGGGTTTCGAAATCCTCAATATTGTAGTACCATCTAAACTTCCTTCCGTGGATGAGGAATGCAGTACAGAATTGACAGACAATTTGTCCTACTTGGAGGACACTCCAAAgatcaaaacaaaatgcaaacctGAAAGCCTAGCTCCCACCACCATTCCTGAGGTCATGGTGGAcattcaggaaataaaagatgaTAGTCAAAAAGGCTTATCACAGACCCCTGCTAATGAGCAGCTCAAGAAAGATGAAACTGATATGGACTACTTGGAGAAATTCACACTGCTAGATCAACATGCACCAGATGATGAGTCTGAGAAGCCTGAGCCTACACAAGGTATCGAGCAAGAGGAACCTCAGGTGCCGAAGGAAGAAAAGCTGGAGGACACAGTTGATGAGAATTCCTTCGTCATTGTCAGTGAGGTCGAAATTGCAGATGATCATCTAGATGAAGTGTTTTATGGAGCAAGTTGCAATGCAGAACGTGAACTTCCATCACACCATAAAGAAGACAAAGAACATGCAAGTGGGAGCTTTAAAACGCTCAAAGAGTGTGGTTCCACTTTATTTGGCAGCCAGGAGACTATCCTTACTCCGATTTTCCTTCCCTCTGGCCCACCCAAGATCATAGATCAAGATCTCCTTGATGAACCAAGAGCAATGTCGTTCCATTACTCAGATCTTTATGAAGATGCTACTGGAGACAGAAAAAAGGATGATGACGCCTCAGATATCGAAAGTGTTGTTTCcgaaaagtcatttaaaagacGTTATTCCGATTCAGACGATGGAGACGGCTACCTGGAGAAATTCATATTGAAAGACGACACTCCTGCGGTTGAAGATGTACAAGAAGTTGATCGTCCCGAGGGTGACAGAGTGATATGGCCACGAAATAAATTTGAAATGACCGGATGTTTAAGTCGTGTTAAGGAAGATGATGCTCCCCAAGAAGAGAATGTTGGTGTCAATCAAACGGCGTTAGAGAGCGAACATGTTATAAAAGATGAATGCCAGCCTTCATATTCATCAAAGGACTGTGAAGAATGTGATGGACTGAAAACTGGCTGTATGACCGTTAAAAGTGTTTCAGAGACGTTAGACGGATGTGAAGATTGTGATATGAAAACTGGCTGTGCAATCCAAAAAATCGTCTCATCCGATAACCTCCCTTTTAAAATAAACGAGGTACTTAAAACAGCAAATCATGAATCAGATAAATCTATATCCATAGAAGATGGGAAACCAAGCGACGTTCGGGAATTaaagcacacagacaaacagGTTTCCAGACGTTCCGTGGAAGAAAAATCGACTGAATTGAATGATAGACTTGAGATTCTGCCGCAACAGCCGACAGATGACAAAAAGGTGACTGATAAGGCAGCTGAGCCTCAAGAAACCATTATTATTACCAAGGAAGAAGCACTAAACAAGGATCAGCAAGTTACAACTACAACACAAGACATAAGTAAACCGAATTTAGTGAAGGATATACATGTAAAAGATACGTCAGAAACAACTATATCTGAAGAAACCAGTCAAAAAAAGGTGTGTGACCCAGAGAAATGTGAAGATGTGACCAGGCACTCTGGTGAAAAAATGACAGTTCCTGAACCTGAATATCAAGTGAAAGTTAGTAAAGCAATACTGGAAAGCAAATCTGAAGTTCTCCAGAGTAGGAAGATACCTGCTCtagaggaagacctgagagataCTACAGTCCAGTTCATTTTACCTGAAAGTGGGAAGCAGGAGCAAGTCACTGACAAAACTATGGTACCAGAGGTGGAAGGCCACAGTACAAGTGAAGCTGAAAGCAGTGAAGTCGAAACTGATTTTAAAACTCTAAGTGAACAGAAGGTTTTGGAGGAATTACCGGTAAGTGAAGCAGATACAACTGAAGTGAAAGGTGAAGAAATCAAGCTACAGGAACAGACTGAGAAAGACACAGTGCCAGTGTTTGATAGAAAGACTTCAGTTACAGACAGGGGAACAATAGAGAACACAGAAACAGTAGATTCCGCCTCGGCTGTGGAAAGTCTAAATAATGTAGCTAAGTGTGTCTTTCCACCTAAGAAGAAAGAGGGTGAGTTGGGGGAAATGGAGAAATACTCAGAGATACCAACAGGTTATGATAAAATCCTAGAGATCTCAGGCGAAACCAAAGAGGCTGAACGTGATgctgtaacactaacacaagAAATTCCTGTAGCATGTCCTTCTGCTCCAGAAATCACAGAAAGAAATCTGACAGCAGCAGTGGTTGATGAGGAAGAGAACCTAGAGCTGGCTCATGTTTTAAATGACTCACATGCTGAGATTAAGATGATTTCACTCATTCCTGCAACGGAAACTGATGACTCATCCAAAGTTACTGTGCCACCACCTGTAATAAAGGAAGAAGACAGTGAAATAAAGGATGTAGCAATAGACAGAAGTAACTTAGAGACCACTGGTGAGGCCCTTAAGcctgtatatacagtacctgCAGATGGTGTCTCTAAAGTGTCGGTACAAGCGGTAGAGGGAAAAAATGAAGGTAAATCGAAAAAAATACTTCTAAAGGACACACGCAAAGAAGAGTTATGGAGAACTCTGGAGCCTGCAAGTCCTTCCCCTCCAGTGGAGATACAGAACTCAATGAGGGTTTCACCTTTAGAAGAAGTAGAATACATTAAAGAGAATGATAACTTTGCCGTGGATCGAAACATAAAACGGGACAAAGGCCCCTTTTCAACTTTACGGAGTTTCAGCCCACTGGAAGATCTCTCTGGGTTTGGCCGTGATTCGGCAGAGCCTGATTTGCGAAAGGAACTGTACGAGGAGCTAGAGTATGAGATGGTCACCGAGCAAGATGCAAGACACTCAGAGACTGAAGTAACTGTAGGTAAAGAAAGATATCAGGACCGTGGCCAGGATCAATCTCCAGAGCCAACAATTGAGGCAGACTATGAGTTTATTGAGGATTTGGATGGCACCCAAATATCAGAGATCAGGCAATTGAAGGAAAAAGGGGCAATTCAGCCAATGGATGCATTCTGCCTTGTCTGCCGTTGCCCAATATTAATGACTGATGGCGGCCATGAAAATCATGAAGTGTCAACGTTGGAAAAAGCATTTGAAGACATTAAG AATCAGTTGAGTAACTGGATATCAGTTTTACAAGAAAAATCGGAAAATATTGAAGATATGGTATCCGAACTCGAGCTGGCGTACAACTCTGTGGAG GAACAATGCAAGGACGGCGAGAAAGCCCTGGATGAACAGAATGAGGAGATGATGAAGCTGGTGATGGAGCGGTATAATGAAATGTCTCAAActatggaggaggagaaaaaggcCAGACTTGAGCAGCTTTACGATCAAATTGTGTCTTTCCAAGAGAACACTGACTCAGCCAAAGAGACGATGGAGACGGCAACAAAAGAGATGGAAGAGACTGACGAGTTAGCGTTTTTGTCG TCATACAGAGACATTGATATGAG GTTACAAACAGCTTTAGACTCAGCCATGTCTCTAGAGCTTGGCCCACGAGGTTTGCTCGTGTTTGAAGATTATGCCAAAGGCACCACAGGAAACGAGAAGAAAAACCGTCAAGTGATTCCAG TGCCCCAGCAACCCCATCTTCAGCCGCAGGAGGCTAATTCTGCCACAGGCACCTCCGTCACAGTGTACTGGACAGTGAACGAAGGAGACATCATCGACTGTTTCCAAGTCTACTGCATGGAAGAACCTCAAGGAG ccGTGTCGGAGGAGTACAGGGTGACAGTGAAGGAGAGTCATTGTAATCTAGAAGAGCTGGAGCCAGATAAGTGCTATAAGGTGTGGGTGATGGCAGTGAACTACACGGGATGCAGCCTGCCCAGTGAGAGACTTTCTTTCAGAACAG CCCCATCTGTTCCAGTGATTAACCCAGACGCCTGTACAGTGTTGTGGGACTCTGCTACAATCCGCTGGAGCTCATCTCAGCCCAGTTCTGCGGAGAACTTCACTCTAGAGTACTGCCGCCAATACGCACTGGAGGGAGAGGGCCTCAG GTCTGTGTCTGGGATAAAAGGCTGTGAGCACAAGGTCCAACTGCAGCCCAATGAGAACTTCCTCTTTTACATCAAATCAGTGAACAGTGCAGGAGCCAGTGACCAGAGCGAAGCAGCTCTCATCTCCACACGAG GTACCAGGTTCCACTTACTGAGTGAAACAGCTCATATGGCACTTAAGGTTTCCGAGGACAAGAACTCTGTGAAGTATCCGGTGGAAAACTACAATAAGATGTCCGAACTTATCGA ATGTCCAGCAGTGAGAGGCGAGCTGCTACCTCGTGTTGGATGTCACTACTGGGAAACCGTGGTGGTTGGCTGTAAAGCCTACCGCATTGGTGTTGCTTATCATACAGAACCACAAGACAGCACAGTGGGTGACAGCAGCACCTCCTGGTGTCTGCACTGTGTACCCACATCCATCAG TTGTAGGTTCGAGCTGCTCCATGACAGCGTGGAATCGGACATCTTTGTGACGGAAGTTCCTGCTCGTATCAGCACTCTACTGGACTTCACACAGGGCCACTTGGTCTTCTTCAACGCTCAGAATGGCCAGTGTCTGGGCTCGTTCCAGCACGCCTTCAGCCAGCCCTGCTACCCCGTATTTACCCTGGAGAGACCTGGTAACCTGGAGCTTAAAATGACCATGGAGGTCCCAGAGATTGCCAAACACTGGTAG